One genomic window of Halococcus sediminicola includes the following:
- a CDS encoding alkaline phosphatase family protein produces MGLFDRLTGDDAPRVAFFGIDGVPYSLIEDNPDVFENLTAIAEEGSAGPIDSIVPPESSACWPSLTTGVNPGETGVYGFQDREIGSYETYVPMGRDVQATRVWDRVENEGRDATVMNVPVTFPPQRDVQRMVSGFLSPGVDEAAYPDEMRNTLNDTGYRIDNNAKLGHDDDKTEFIEDAHATLDGRFEGFSQYIEQDDWDLFFGVFMTTDRVNHFLFKHYEEDGEYKDEFLDFYSTVDDYLGQLREMLPEDVTMVVASDHGFTSLDYEVHFNTWLEQEGWLSYGDDDHDSLADISDDTEAYAFIPGRFYINLEGREPRGAVPEEDYEDKRTELKKALETLEGPDGKKVCERVVEKEDAFRGAHDDIAPDLVAIPNHGFDLKAGFGGHDEVFDTGPRNGMHSFDNATLLVDDTNATIGNDTDLFDIAPTLLDLMEIDHDRGEFDGASLA; encoded by the coding sequence ATGGGACTGTTCGACCGCCTCACCGGCGACGACGCGCCTCGTGTTGCCTTCTTCGGCATCGACGGGGTTCCGTATAGCCTCATCGAGGACAATCCGGATGTATTCGAAAACCTCACCGCGATCGCCGAGGAGGGGAGCGCGGGACCGATCGACTCGATCGTGCCCCCGGAGTCAAGCGCGTGCTGGCCCTCGCTGACGACCGGCGTGAATCCCGGCGAAACCGGTGTGTACGGCTTTCAGGACCGCGAGATCGGCTCCTACGAGACCTACGTTCCGATGGGCCGCGACGTGCAAGCGACCCGCGTCTGGGACCGCGTCGAGAACGAAGGCCGCGACGCCACCGTGATGAACGTCCCCGTAACCTTTCCGCCCCAGCGCGACGTCCAGCGGATGGTGTCTGGCTTCCTCTCGCCGGGCGTCGACGAGGCCGCCTACCCCGACGAGATGCGCAACACGCTCAACGACACTGGGTATCGCATCGACAACAACGCGAAACTCGGCCACGACGACGACAAGACCGAGTTCATCGAGGACGCCCACGCGACCCTCGACGGCCGCTTCGAGGGCTTCTCACAGTACATCGAGCAGGACGACTGGGACCTCTTCTTCGGCGTGTTCATGACCACCGATCGGGTGAACCACTTCCTGTTCAAACACTACGAGGAGGACGGCGAATACAAGGACGAATTCCTCGACTTCTACAGCACGGTCGACGACTACCTCGGTCAACTGCGTGAGATGCTTCCCGAGGACGTCACGATGGTCGTCGCCTCCGACCACGGCTTCACGAGCCTCGACTACGAAGTTCACTTCAACACGTGGCTCGAACAGGAGGGCTGGCTCTCGTACGGCGATGACGACCACGACAGCCTCGCGGACATCTCGGACGACACCGAGGCCTACGCCTTCATCCCCGGGCGCTTTTATATCAACCTCGAAGGGCGCGAGCCACGTGGCGCGGTCCCCGAGGAGGACTACGAGGACAAGCGCACCGAGTTGAAGAAGGCACTCGAAACGCTCGAAGGCCCGGATGGGAAGAAAGTCTGCGAGCGCGTCGTCGAGAAAGAGGACGCTTTCAGAGGTGCGCACGACGACATCGCCCCCGACCTCGTGGCGATCCCGAACCACGGTTTCGACCTGAAGGCGGGCTTTGGGGGTCACGACGAGGTCTTCGATACCGGTCCCCGCAACGGCATGCACAGCTTCGACAACGCGACGCTGCTCGTCGACGACACGAACGCCACGATCGGAAACGACACTGACCTCTTCGACATCGCGCCGACGCTGCTCGACCTCATGGAGATCGACCACGACCGCGGCGAGTTCGACGGCGCGAGCCTCGCCTGA
- a CDS encoding dodecin, translating to MVYKKITMIGTSDESFEAAVDNAVDRAEDTLNNVKWATAESFGVELAEVDGREYQAEVEIAFELD from the coding sequence ATGGTTTACAAGAAAATCACGATGATCGGTACGAGCGACGAGAGCTTCGAGGCGGCCGTCGACAACGCCGTCGACCGCGCCGAGGACACGCTCAACAACGTCAAATGGGCCACCGCCGAGAGCTTCGGCGTCGAACTCGCCGAGGTGGATGGCCGCGAATATCAGGCCGAAGTCGAGATCGCCTTCGAACTCGACTGA
- a CDS encoding metal-dependent hydrolase has product MFVGHALGAFAVVAGGARLLGQPRGRSLALGASAGAFAAAPDVDILYAPVGLAEAGGVADAAESFWSAGNLVHRAVTHSLVVGTVAALALWLWSHARSENSNGERAGSLLVLGGLVGVAGVVSGPLGALVMGAFALTSLAIAELAARYGDLGPKAVFLTALFGLLSHPFGDLFTGEPPQFLYPFDAQLVSERLVFLTDPTLHLLGTFWLELGTIWLAALVYCELTDRSLASHVHGRAALGVAYAAAALALPAPTVDSSYEFVFSVLAVGAVGPAPFVRHAHRPRRALDGERLLTAGLTGLAAVSLASVAYAVVYLVF; this is encoded by the coding sequence ATGTTCGTCGGCCACGCACTGGGCGCGTTCGCGGTCGTCGCGGGTGGCGCGCGCCTCCTGGGACAGCCGCGCGGGCGCTCGCTGGCCCTCGGCGCGTCCGCGGGCGCGTTCGCCGCCGCTCCCGACGTCGACATCCTCTACGCCCCCGTGGGGTTGGCCGAGGCGGGCGGCGTCGCCGACGCGGCCGAGAGCTTCTGGTCGGCCGGCAACCTCGTCCACAGGGCAGTAACGCATTCGCTGGTCGTCGGCACCGTCGCGGCACTCGCCCTGTGGCTCTGGAGTCACGCGCGAAGCGAGAACTCGAACGGCGAACGTGCTGGCTCGCTGCTCGTCCTCGGCGGTCTCGTCGGCGTCGCCGGCGTCGTGAGCGGGCCGCTCGGCGCGCTCGTGATGGGCGCGTTCGCGCTCACGAGCCTCGCCATCGCCGAACTCGCCGCGCGCTACGGCGACCTCGGCCCCAAGGCAGTGTTCCTCACCGCGCTCTTCGGCCTGCTCAGCCATCCCTTCGGCGACCTGTTCACGGGCGAACCGCCCCAGTTCCTCTACCCGTTCGATGCACAGCTCGTGAGCGAGCGCCTCGTCTTCCTTACTGACCCGACGTTGCATCTCTTGGGCACGTTCTGGCTCGAACTCGGCACTATCTGGCTCGCGGCGCTCGTCTACTGCGAACTCACCGACCGCAGCCTCGCCAGCCACGTTCACGGGCGCGCGGCGCTCGGGGTCGCCTACGCGGCGGCCGCGCTCGCACTGCCCGCGCCGACGGTCGATTCGTCCTACGAGTTCGTCTTCAGTGTGCTCGCGGTCGGCGCGGTCGGGCCGGCCCCGTTCGTCCGTCACGCCCATCGGCCCCGCCGCGCGCTCGACGGGGAGCGCCTGCTGACGGCCGGACTCACCGGGTTGGCGGCCGTCTCGCTGGCGTCGGTCGCCTACGCCGTCGTCTATCTCGTTTTCTGA
- a CDS encoding pyridoxal-phosphate-dependent aminotransferase family protein: MQRPEVGELTPPDRTLMGPGPSDVHPRVRRAMTTPLVGHLDPAFVDLMDEVQELLRYAFRTDNEWTIPISGTGSAAMEAAIGNLVEPDDTVLVPGNGYFGGRMASMVERAGGETVTVDAPWGEPLDVDDVRAAFDSHDPDLLAFVHGETSTGVLQPDVSELTDLAHDNDALTIVDAVTTFGGVELRVDDWDVDVAYSAAQKCLSAPPGASPLTLNERAMAKIEERDATVRSWYLDLSKLADYWGEERAYHHTAPITNVYALREALRLAAEEGIEARWERHEHVAGALRAGVEAMGLDLASTSWLPSLNTVRLPAGVDDGAVIEGLLDGYDIEVAGGLGDLSGEVLRVGCMGHSARPANVLALLAALGNVLEGEEIDADAGLAAARERL, encoded by the coding sequence ATGCAGCGCCCCGAGGTAGGAGAACTCACGCCACCCGACCGAACGCTGATGGGTCCCGGGCCGAGCGACGTGCACCCGCGCGTTCGCCGTGCGATGACCACACCGCTGGTGGGCCATCTCGACCCCGCGTTCGTCGACCTGATGGACGAGGTGCAAGAACTCCTGCGGTACGCCTTCCGGACGGACAACGAGTGGACGATTCCCATCAGCGGGACCGGTTCGGCCGCGATGGAGGCCGCCATCGGAAATCTCGTCGAGCCGGACGATACAGTCTTAGTCCCCGGCAACGGCTACTTCGGCGGGCGGATGGCGTCGATGGTCGAGCGAGCGGGCGGCGAGACCGTGACGGTCGACGCCCCGTGGGGCGAACCGCTCGACGTCGACGACGTGCGTGCGGCCTTCGATTCTCACGACCCCGACCTGCTGGCGTTCGTCCACGGCGAGACGAGTACGGGCGTGCTCCAGCCCGACGTCTCGGAACTTACCGACCTCGCTCACGACAACGACGCACTCACCATCGTCGACGCGGTGACGACCTTCGGCGGCGTCGAACTCCGAGTGGACGACTGGGACGTCGACGTGGCGTACTCGGCCGCCCAGAAGTGTCTCTCCGCGCCGCCGGGTGCGAGCCCGCTCACACTCAACGAGCGGGCGATGGCGAAGATCGAGGAGCGCGACGCGACGGTTCGGTCGTGGTATCTCGACCTCTCGAAACTGGCCGACTACTGGGGCGAGGAGCGTGCCTACCACCACACCGCGCCCATCACGAACGTCTACGCGCTGCGGGAGGCGCTCCGACTCGCCGCCGAGGAGGGCATCGAGGCGCGCTGGGAGCGCCACGAACACGTCGCGGGCGCGCTCAGAGCGGGCGTCGAGGCGATGGGTCTCGATCTCGCGAGCACGAGCTGGCTGCCGAGTCTGAACACCGTTCGTCTACCCGCGGGCGTCGACGATGGAGCGGTCATCGAGGGATTGCTCGACGGCTACGACATCGAGGTCGCGGGCGGGCTGGGCGACCTCTCGGGCGAAGTGCTCCGGGTCGGCTGTATGGGTCATTCGGCACGCCCGGCGAACGTCCTCGCACTACTCGCGGCGCTCGGCAACGTGCTCGAAGGGGAGGAAATCGACGCCGACGCGGGTCTCGCGGCGGCACGGGAGCGGCTCTAG
- a CDS encoding DUF7116 family protein, with protein sequence MGTVSTTPSEEARSIFAELGYTVSGSGCELRAERKWRVVRVTAADEATELPDSGELRCFVAWMDAAEDLRERLLDAKPDYDWAVIGVDGSEEYEVLHPSVGPSLLA encoded by the coding sequence ATGGGGACTGTTAGCACGACCCCGTCCGAGGAAGCACGGTCGATATTCGCCGAGCTCGGCTACACGGTATCGGGCAGCGGCTGTGAACTCAGAGCCGAGCGCAAGTGGCGCGTCGTCCGCGTCACGGCCGCCGACGAGGCGACCGAACTCCCCGATTCGGGCGAGCTTCGCTGTTTCGTCGCGTGGATGGATGCGGCCGAGGACCTCCGCGAGCGCCTGCTCGATGCCAAACCCGACTACGACTGGGCGGTCATCGGCGTCGACGGCTCCGAGGAGTACGAGGTGCTCCATCCCTCGGTCGGGCCGTCGCTGCTCGCCTAG
- a CDS encoding DUF5816 domain-containing protein, which yields MDARTADGRTLYVDHEEAERGSKGPFFVVYADERAERRWGYFCGNCRTFDNAMDAMGRIKCNDCANIKKADEWDAAHE from the coding sequence ATGGATGCGAGGACGGCCGACGGGCGAACCCTCTACGTCGACCACGAAGAGGCAGAGCGCGGCTCGAAAGGCCCGTTTTTCGTCGTCTATGCCGACGAGCGCGCCGAGCGGCGCTGGGGCTACTTCTGTGGCAACTGTCGGACCTTCGACAACGCGATGGACGCGATGGGACGCATCAAGTGCAACGACTGTGCGAACATCAAGAAGGCCGACGAGTGGGATGCCGCCCACGAATAG
- a CDS encoding universal stress protein, with protein MTLVVVPVRYPLSEHSRRTLETAIDVADEHDAALSVLHVDLYQSGQRVTQSALKNAVEDAFGPLSNTRYAVRPGFLVEETILDEIALEDADIVVIGRKQASRWRRMVHRIIDEPDVADFLREQLDCRVVTASPTE; from the coding sequence ATGACGCTGGTCGTCGTGCCCGTCCGGTATCCACTGAGCGAGCACTCACGACGAACCCTCGAAACCGCGATCGACGTCGCCGACGAACACGACGCCGCGCTCAGCGTGCTGCACGTCGATCTCTATCAGTCGGGCCAGCGCGTCACGCAGTCGGCGCTGAAAAACGCCGTCGAGGACGCCTTCGGCCCGCTGTCGAACACGCGCTACGCCGTCCGCCCCGGGTTCCTCGTCGAGGAGACCATCCTCGACGAGATCGCGCTCGAAGACGCGGACATCGTCGTCATCGGCCGCAAGCAGGCCAGTCGCTGGCGGCGGATGGTCCACCGGATCATCGACGAGCCGGACGTGGCGGACTTCCTGCGCGAACAGCTCGACTGTCGGGTCGTCACCGCCTCGCCGACCGAGTGA
- a CDS encoding mechanosensitive ion channel family protein — translation MDSSGVSASAARLGQLATPDGNGTNDTNGTNSSIQEGSKEAVQTASRLLPEWVPEWWVRTVLAILVLALAWYGGKLLVRLVGRRVARRFRRPSVSRAVLRSMRVAVMFLAVLTAAALVGVGLDDILLSVTVLTAAAAVVISPILGSIISGLFVLSDQSYEIGDMIEVVDAGDGTRGFVEDITFQYTKIFTLDNTFLVIPNGTIRERDVINYSAEDLRTRLTLDVLVPYECDLDEARGLIERAAREEDVVIRGGPSIRIGSARYPAAPTCYIDEYADDGVSLRLRYWVKEPYKLLAVRSRVQERIWEAFADADIGFPYPHRHVVFDEPSDADAPERPR, via the coding sequence ATGGACTCCTCCGGCGTGTCGGCGAGCGCTGCGCGGCTCGGCCAGCTCGCCACGCCGGACGGAAACGGAACGAACGACACGAACGGGACGAACAGCAGTATCCAGGAGGGGTCGAAAGAAGCCGTCCAGACCGCCAGCCGCCTCCTTCCCGAGTGGGTGCCGGAGTGGTGGGTGCGAACGGTACTGGCCATACTGGTGCTCGCGCTCGCGTGGTACGGCGGCAAACTGCTCGTCAGGCTGGTCGGTCGCCGCGTCGCCCGCCGCTTCCGCCGGCCGAGCGTCAGCCGGGCGGTGCTGCGCTCGATGCGCGTCGCAGTCATGTTCCTCGCGGTACTCACGGCGGCGGCGCTCGTCGGCGTCGGTCTCGACGACATCCTCCTGTCGGTGACGGTGCTCACGGCCGCGGCCGCCGTCGTGATCTCGCCCATCCTCGGCAGCATCATCAGTGGCCTGTTCGTCCTCTCGGACCAATCCTACGAGATCGGCGATATGATAGAGGTCGTCGACGCCGGCGACGGGACACGGGGTTTCGTCGAGGACATCACCTTCCAGTACACCAAGATATTCACGCTCGACAACACCTTTCTCGTGATCCCCAACGGCACGATCCGAGAGCGCGACGTCATCAACTACTCGGCCGAGGACCTCCGGACGCGGCTCACTCTCGACGTGTTGGTGCCCTACGAGTGCGACCTCGACGAGGCACGGGGCCTCATCGAGCGGGCCGCCCGCGAGGAGGACGTCGTCATCCGCGGCGGGCCCTCGATCCGTATCGGCAGCGCGCGCTATCCGGCCGCCCCGACCTGTTACATCGACGAATACGCCGACGACGGCGTATCGTTGCGGCTTCGCTACTGGGTGAAGGAACCCTACAAACTCCTCGCGGTGCGCTCGCGCGTCCAAGAACGTATCTGGGAGGCGTTCGCGGACGCCGACATCGGGTTTCCGTACCCCCATCGACACGTGGTCTTCGACGAGCCGAGCGACGCCGACGCCCCCGAGCGCCCGCGCTGA